The nucleotide sequence AAATGTCTGGCAATGTTCAGGGCCTTTTTGTAATCGGTCTTTTGCGCATCCAGTTTGTACATCGCATCGAGCAGTTCGACCCGTCTTTGGGCCTTGCGCAGGCGCAGGTCCTTTACGCGTTTGGGTGGCATCCCCCCGCGCAGACGAAGGCGCAGATCCACGGTCCAGTTGCCGTGTGGGTTCGATTGCAACACCGGGCCGCTGCGTGCCGGATCGAGCGAATCAACGATCGTCGCGCTGCCATCCGATTGCGGGCTGACTTGATACAAATGGTCTTCAACCAGGGCGTGCCATTTGTCGCCGATCACGTACAAACCCCTGAATATGCCATTTTCAAGCGGTTCAGGCAGTGACGCGGGGCGCGGCACCTGCAAGCTCAGCAGTCGGGCGTGTTGCTCCGGCGTCAGGCGGTGACGGGCGCTGGCGAAACTGAAATCCAGGCTCATGCCGGTGGCGTCGGGGTGTTCACCGGGCAACGCGACGGGCCCTTCAAGAATGTCCGGCGTTTTGGGCACCGGCCACTGCTCTGGGATAACGCGTGGCGCGGGCGGGCTCATCGCGTGCTGCTTGAGGGTTTTGGGCAGCGGTGCATGAACAGCGGTGGCGGCGAGGAGCGGGATCGCCAGCATGCTGAGGTTGAGTAGCAAATCGACGGTGGCGAGTTCTCGTGTCAGCGGATCGTCGCTGGCCAGGGCCGGAATATCATGACTGGCGCTGGCTATCAGGCTCCATAGCCAAGTAGCGGCCACGATCGAGCCGGGCAGAAAAGGCGCCAACATCAACGTACCGAGCAGCAGGCTGCCGCCCTCGATAAACACCGCCCAGCGGCTTTCGCTGTTGGAGACCGAATCTCGATCGGCCTGGGCAACCAGCGCTCGCGCAGTGCTGCCGTAGAGGTACTGCTGCAATTTGCCGTTGTGCAGAAATTGCAGCAACTCGTCGTTGACGCCGTTGATGGCGAGTGTCGCCGGAGCGGGTATTTCGGGGAGGCTGAACTCGTCGCCGCTAAGGAAACGCACAATGTGCGGCTCGCGGAAGCCGCCATTGGCATATACCGAGCGGGCGGTGTCGGGCAACCAGGTCAGGACACTGTTTTGCAGCTCCCCAGGTTCGACGATGGCTTCCAACAATGCCTGGCGCGTCGCGAATTGCTGCAGCGAGGGCGTGTAGAACGGGCGATAGAGCAGGTGCGGGCCCGTTTCAGCATCCTGCGGCTCGATGATAAACATATTGGTCACGGGATCGGGTCGGGCCTCGGGTTTGCGCAGCAAGGCCAGGTGTCGAATGACCACCGGCCGGCCGCTGACCTGTTGACCCTCGGCGTCGGGTTCAAGAAGAGCATCGATAAGGCCCAGGCCTTGGCGAGTCATGCCGTTTTCGTTGTTGAGCACCTGTTTCAGTGCTTCAAGCGACAGCTGTGCCGGGACCTGTTCGGCAAACATCTGTTGATGTTCCCGCGCTTGAGGCAAATCGTCGAACAGTTTTTGTTGCAGATACCGGGGATAGGTCGTGCCGATGTCGACCTGTTCGATCAGCCCGTCCTTGCGGGTAATGAAGTCCGGCGTCAACCATGCGGGAAGGGTCAGGCCCAGGCGATGGCTGAGGGTCAAGTGTCCTCCTGGCCGGGCGACGAGATTGTTGATCGCCAGCTCGGTCAGGCTCATGATTTTTTTCTCGATGATGCCGGTTGTTCCCGGATAGCCCGCGGCGACGATGAAGGTCAGTTCCACATCGTTGGGCAGGTAGTGGCTGGCGGAAACTCTGGTCGGGCTACTGTCGTTCGTTTGTTGCATGTGCTTGAGCAAGGCGTCTTGCGTAAAGGTCTTGATGTCCTGGATGTCGCTGAGAAAGGTTCGGCCTTGACGGCGTTTTTTGGCGCTGGCCAGTGCCAGGCTGTAGCGCTGGAACTTTGTTTGATCGACGACGCTGGCGGCTTTCAGCCATTCGGGCAGCAGTGGCTTGAGGCGTGCCGACATTTCAGGTGTGGGGCGCGGAGCGTCGAGCAGAAAACGCGCCGGGTCGCTCAATTCTTTGTAGAGCGCGTGCAGATCCTGCCGGCCAATCCGGGAGGGCAACTGAATAGCTTTCAGGTCGGCCAGTTGCTGTTCCAGCAGCATCGCCGCCTGGGTGTCGAAGGCATCGCCACTGATCTCGTTGCGCTGGCAGGTGACGGTGTCGACGACGTAGCGGCTGGCGATCAGTTTGCCCATGTGACGGTTGCAGGCCTCCAGCGATTCAAAGGACTGCACGGCGCTGCCGGGGCTGCACAGCAGGAAAATGGTTGTGCTTTTTGACGTGTGGACCAGGAGGATTTCGTTGCCGGGCAGCACAGTGCGGGTGGGCCCCTGGGCGAGGGTGTACGTCAGGCTGTAGGCGTAGACGGGGGCCTGGCTGTTGTGCTGCAAGCGTTGCTCACGCGCAGGCCATTGGACGATCTGGTTCAGGGCCTCACGCGCCTGGTCCGTGAGTCCTGGCTGTTGCAGCCCGCGGATATGCAGCAGGTTCTTGAGTACATCGCTGAGCCAGCGCCAGCGGCTGATGCTGTTGTGCGAGTCGGTGCCGATGTCGGCGTTCCAATAGCGGGTCAGTGCGTCCTCGAACCCGATCGGCACGCTCCAGGGCAGTTCAAGCAAGCGTTTTTCGATGAGCTCCATGTCCAGATATTCTCCGGCCGACTTGAGCGGGGGCGGCATCAGCTGGGGATAAAATTGGCCCCAGAGATCATTAACATTTTCAGAAAGAAAGCAGGGACGCCGGTCCGCAACCCGGAAATCCACGGGTGTGCCCTGGGCCAGGTAATCGAAAACGCGGTGCATGAACGGTTCGCGACGCCAGCCGCGGGAGCCGGCATTTGGCGTTGCCAATTGGGTCGTGGAGAGGTCGAAGGTCAGCGCGGGGTATATTTCCTTGATGGCTTGCTCAAGCATGTGTTGCGCGACCTGCTCGAAGGTTGGTCGGCTGGCAAATTGCAGGCCGACGCTCAGTGCCAGCGCACTGCTGCTGTCAGCTGGGGAGGGCGAAGTCATAAGAAGTCCTTTTCGTAAAACTCATGGCCGTCAGGATGACGACGATAAAAGTATCGTCATCCCTGTCCCATGCGGGTGGTATGTAGATACCCGCCTGCCGTTCGCGGGGGGTGCCAGGTCTCGCGGGAGTCTCGGTGAAATCGGAGGAGATCAGGAGGGATTGCTGCCCATATAACAAGGCCTCGTTTGTCGTCGGGTTTGAAGCGTTTGGAAGCGATGTGCATGCCCAGTTCCTGGACGACATGGGGCTGATCTCACCTTCATGTTGTTGTGGAACATGTTCGGTGCGCGGTGGCTGCTGCTGGCGCTGGCGCGCTTCCTGACCAAGCCTTCGAGGCTGGCGGGGCAGAAGGGCAATTCGTTGTTCGCTCACTGGCCGGTTGCTGAAACAACAAAGCCGCAACCCCAAGGTTGCGGCTTTGTCGCATTCAGCTCCTGGTCCTTACCGGGAAAGTTTTCTTGCAGAGATTAAGGTGCCAAGGGTAGAAACCAGCGTTGCGCCAGGGGCTTGCCGAGCAGCCCGCGATGCACATCCACCACCGCATAAGGGTTATCGGCCTTGGCCAGCTGTGAATAGTAATGTTCCTTGCGCTGTTCCTTGGTTTTCAGGTGGGCGACGCTGTAGTTGTCTTTCGGCGTTTCGGCCGTGTCGTAGTGAAAGTGCGCGTACCACAGGGGGCGACCGTCACGGTCATTGATCGCGTATTCCTCGAGGAAGTCCTTACGGGTGCCCTTCAAGGGAATGCGTTCGCCGAGCCGCGCGACCTGGATCAGGTTTTTTTCGAACAAGTACCGCAGATTGCCTTCGGTCGGCGGCAATCGCAGGCTCAATTCAGTGCGCAACGCAGCACCTTTGCTGGTCAACCGCGAAATCGCCTCGGACATTTTTTCCAGCAGGTTGTGGTCGGCCTGAGTGCGCGGGCTGTGGGTGGCCGCGAGGGTTCTATCGTATTCTGCGGACAGTTTGCCGAAGCGACTGGCCTCATTGTTCATGATTTCCTCGATTTCCTGAGGAAAGCGGCAGCGTTTTCTGTAGCTTTGCGCGTTAGCCAGGAGTTTTTCCAACTGCCCCAGCAGCTTGCGTGCATCGCCCCGGATCGCATCGAGCGCCCGGGTCTTGAGCGGTGGTGCCGGACGCACTTCTTCGACGATGTCCCAGACGTCGCCGCGCTGCGAATAGCGGGCAATCAGCTTGTCATCGGTTTCGGAGCGCAGCTCGACGACTTCAAGCGGGAAGTCTTCGCTGGCCGGTTTCAGGTCGCCAATCAGTACACCGTTCTTGCGGGTCTTGATGACCTTTTTCTGCGGACGCCCGGCCGCCGTCTTGGAGTGGCGGGGCGGGCGCTTGGGCGGTTGGGGTTCGGGTTTGACTTCGGCCGCGAGCCTTTGCGAGGCTTCCTGATAGAGGCCTTCGACCAGCTTGAGCAGCCTGTCGAAATAGGCTTCGTTGATGTCGTCGATATACAGGGTTTTCATGCCCTGCAACGCGTCCAAGGCGTAGCCATACTGCTCGGACAAGCTGGCGAGGACGTCAAGTTGCTCTGCCGGGGTCAGGTCGTAGCGGCGCAGGTCGGCGTGCGAGCGCACCTGATTCGTTAGTGGCTCAATGATGTCGTTCAGGTTGTCGCTGAGGCTCGAATAGATATCCTTGAGCGACAGGTGCCCCAGCACATCCAGCTGGCTGGATTTGGTGGTCAAGGCGTTGCTGCGGTGCCACGGCCAGTCGCTGGTCAGACGCTCGAACAGCGCGGTGTCGAGGTTCAACAGCTTCTCCAGGTAGCGGTCCCGCAGCTCCTGCCAATAAATCACTCGATCGAAGTTATCGCACAGTTTATCAAGCAGCAGGTCGTTGCTCTCCGAATCGATGATAACCGTGCCCAGCTCGCCCATCTCACGCCTTTTTGCGAGCAGGATGTCTTGCTCTATGTTGAGGATCTGCACCGCATCCACCGCACGTTGCGCCAGTCACTCCATCATTGAATTCAACGTTTCAGGCGCCAGATTAATACCCAGCTCGGCATGTTCGGGGAGGCCGTCGAGCACTTTCACGTAGGCCTCGGCATGCGTCAGGATCAGGTCGTACAGCTTGTTGCGGATTTTTACCCGCTGCGTGTCGGTGAAGCCTGGGCGGTTTTCCACCTCGGACTGGTCCATCAGTTCGCGAGCAATGTTCATCGCCTTTTCATTATGTTCTCGCTGCGCGTTCAGTTGCGTGATCCCTTCCATCAGTTCGCGGCGGCGTCGAGCCTTGCGCTGGCGCAGTTCCTCCACACGTTTCGGCGCCATGCCGCCACGCAAGCGCAGGCCCAGATCGACGGACCAATGGCCTTGCGCGTCCGATTTCAGCAGCGGGCCGTTTTTTGTCGGCGCGTGCGGGTCAACGATGATCGCGCTGCCATCCGCTTGCGGGTCGACTTGATAGAGATGCCCCTCAACCAGCGCATGCCATGTCTTGCCGATTACGTATAAGCCCCGGAGCATGCCATGTCCAAGCGGTTCGGGGAGGACCGCGGGCCGCGGCACTTGCAAGCGTTGCAGGCGGCTGCGTTGCTCGGCCGTCAGCCCCTGCCGGGCGCTGGCGAAACTGAAGTCCAGGCGCATGCCGGCGGCTTGGGTATGTTCGCCCGGCAAGGCCACCGGTCCTTCAAGAATTCCCGGTGCCGGCGCCGCCGGCCACTGCTCCGGGATGGCGCGCGGGGCAGGCGGGCGCATCGCGTGCTTCTTGAGGGCTTCGGGCAGCGCTGCACGCACGGAGGTGCTGGCGGCGAGGAGCGGCAGCGCGAGCATGCTGAGGTTGAGCAGCAAATCCACCGTGGCCAGTTCCCGGCTGGTCGGATTGTCGCTGCTCAATGCCGGGATATCACGACTGGCGCTGGCGATCAGGTTCCATAACCAAGTGGTGGCCAGCACCGGACCGGGCAAAAAGGGCGCGAGCATCAGCGTACTGAACAGCAGGCTGCCGCCCTCGATAAGCACCGCCCAACGGCTTTCGCTGTTGGAGACCGAGTCCCGGTCGGCCTGGGTAACCAGCGCCCGCGCGTTGCTGCCGTAGAGGTACTGCAGCAGTTTGCCGGTGCGCAGCCATTGCCACAGTTCTTCGTTGACACCGTTGATGGCCAGGGTCGCCGGGGAGGGGATGTCGGGCAGACTGAACTCGTCGCCGGAAAGAAAACGCACAATGTGCGGCTCCTGGAAACCGCCATTGGCATACACCGGACGGTCTGCGTCGGACAACCAGATCAGCACGCTGGTTTGCAGCGCGCCCGGTTTGCCGATGGCGTCCAGCAAGGCCTTGCGTGTCGCGAACTCCTGCAGCGCGGGCGTGTAGAGCGGGCGGTAAAGCACATGCGGGCCAAGGTCAACGTCTTGCGGCTCGATGATGAACATATTGGTCAAGGTGTCGGGCCGGGCTTTGGGCTTGCGCAGCATGGCCAAATGCCGAATGACCACGGGCTGACCGCTGACCTGCTGCGCGGCAGGGTCGGGTTTGAGCACAGCTTCGATAAGCGCCAGGCCCTGGCGCGTCATGCCGTCTTCGTTATTGAGCACCTGCTTCAAGGCTTCCAGCAGCAGCTGGGGCGGCAACTGCTCGGCAAACATCTGTTGACGTTCCTGCGCTTGGGGTGACTCGTCGAACAGTTTCTGTTGTAGATAGCGCGGATAGCGGGTGCCGATGTCAACCTGTTCGATCAGCCCGTTCTTGCGGGTAATGAAGTCGGGCGTTAACCACATGGGAAGTGCCAGGCCCCGGCGATGGCTGAGAGTCAAGTGTCCACTTGGCCGAGCGACGAGATTTTTGATGGCGAGTTCGGTCAGGCTCATCTTTTCTTTCTGGATGAGGCCGGCCGTGCCGGGATAACCGCTGGCCACGGTGAAGGTCAGTTCGACATCGTCGGGCAGGTAGTAGCTGGACGGGAGTCTGACCGGGCTACTGTCGTTGGTTTGCTGCAGTTGGTTGAGCAAAGCATCCGCAGTGAAGGTCTTGATGTCTTTGATGTCGCTGAGAAAGGTCCGGCCTTGGCTGCGTTTTTTGGCGCTGGCGAGTGCCAGGCTGTAGCGCTGGAATTTCGTCCGATCGACGATGGTCGCCGACTTCAACCACGCAGGCATCAGCGGTTTGAGTCGCGCCGACATTTCAGGCGTGGGCCGCGGCGCGTCGAGCAGGTAGCGGGCCGGGTCGCTCAGTTCGTGGTACAGCGCGCGCAGATCCGACAGGCCGATGTGCGAGGGTAACTGCACAGCTTTCAGGTCGGCCAGTTGCTGCTCCAGCAGCATCGCGGCCTGTGCGTCGAAGGCATGGCCGCCAATCTCGTTGCGCTGGCAGGTGGCGGTGTCGACCACGTAACGGCTGGCGATCAACGCACCCCAATGTTGGTCGAAAGCCTCCTGCGAGGCAAAGGACTGGACGTCGCCCTCGGGGCTGCAAAGCAGCCACAATGAGGTGCTTTTGACGGTGTGCACCAGGAGGATTTCGTTGCCGGGCAGCACGTTGCTGACGGTTCCCTGGGTCAGGGTGTAGGTCAGGCTGTAGGCGTAGACGGGGGCCCGGCTGTTATGGTGCAAGCGTTGCTCACGGTCCGGCCAACTGACCAACTGGTTCAGCGCGTCACGGGCCTGCTCGCTGAGGCCTGGCTGTTGCAAACCGCGAATATGCAGCAGGTTTTTCAGCACATCGCCGAGCCAGCGCCAACGGCTGATACCGCTGTCGACCGCGGCGTTCCAATAGGCGGTCAGCGCGTCCTCAAAGCCGATCGGTACGCTCCAGAGCAGCTCCCGCAACATGCTCTCGATGACCTGCATGTCCAGCTCTTTTCCGGCTGACCTGAGGGGGTGCGGCATCTGTGCAGAGAGAAAGCAGGCGCGCCGCTCACCCGTCTTGAAATCCACCGGGACGCCCAGGGCCAGGTAGTCGAGAACCCGCTCCATGAACGGCTGGGTATCCCAGCCACGGGAGGACTCGCTGGGCGTGGCCAGGCGGATCTTGGCGAGGTC is from Pseudomonas mucidolens and encodes:
- a CDS encoding dermonecrotic toxin domain-containing protein, which codes for MPAPSPVDSTSALAQSVSLQFASRPTFEQVAQHMLEQAILKTYPALDLDLAKIRLATPSESSRGWDTQPFMERVLDYLALGVPVDFKTGERRACFLSAQMPHPLRSAGKELDMQVIESMLRELLWSVPIGFEDALTAYWNAAVDSGISRWRWLGDVLKNLLHIRGLQQPGLSEQARDALNQLVSWPDREQRLHHNSRAPVYAYSLTYTLTQGTVSNVLPGNEILLVHTVKSTSLWLLCSPEGDVQSFASQEAFDQHWGALIASRYVVDTATCQRNEIGGHAFDAQAAMLLEQQLADLKAVQLPSHIGLSDLRALYHELSDPARYLLDAPRPTPEMSARLKPLMPAWLKSATIVDRTKFQRYSLALASAKKRSQGRTFLSDIKDIKTFTADALLNQLQQTNDSSPVRLPSSYYLPDDVELTFTVASGYPGTAGLIQKEKMSLTELAIKNLVARPSGHLTLSHRRGLALPMWLTPDFITRKNGLIEQVDIGTRYPRYLQQKLFDESPQAQERQQMFAEQLPPQLLLEALKQVLNNEDGMTRQGLALIEAVLKPDPAAQQVSGQPVVIRHLAMLRKPKARPDTLTNMFIIEPQDVDLGPHVLYRPLYTPALQEFATRKALLDAIGKPGALQTSVLIWLSDADRPVYANGGFQEPHIVRFLSGDEFSLPDIPSPATLAINGVNEELWQWLRTGKLLQYLYGSNARALVTQADRDSVSNSESRWAVLIEGGSLLFSTLMLAPFLPGPVLATTWLWNLIASASRDIPALSSDNPTSRELATVDLLLNLSMLALPLLAASTSVRAALPEALKKHAMRPPAPRAIPEQWPAAPAPGILEGPVALPGEHTQAAGMRLDFSFASARQGLTAEQRSRLQRLQVPRPAVLPEPLGHGMLRGLYVIGKTWHALVEGHLYQVDPQADGSAIIVDPHAPTKNGPLLKSDAQGHWSVDLGLRLRGGMAPKRVEELRQRKARRRRELMEGITQLNAQREHNEKAMNIARELMDQSEVENRPGFTDTQRVKIRNKLYDLILTHAEAYVKVLDGLPEHAELGINLAPETLNSMME
- a CDS encoding dermonecrotic toxin domain-containing protein, whose protein sequence is MTSPSPADSSSALALSVGLQFASRPTFEQVAQHMLEQAIKEIYPALTFDLSTTQLATPNAGSRGWRREPFMHRVFDYLAQGTPVDFRVADRRPCFLSENVNDLWGQFYPQLMPPPLKSAGEYLDMELIEKRLLELPWSVPIGFEDALTRYWNADIGTDSHNSISRWRWLSDVLKNLLHIRGLQQPGLTDQAREALNQIVQWPAREQRLQHNSQAPVYAYSLTYTLAQGPTRTVLPGNEILLVHTSKSTTIFLLCSPGSAVQSFESLEACNRHMGKLIASRYVVDTVTCQRNEISGDAFDTQAAMLLEQQLADLKAIQLPSRIGRQDLHALYKELSDPARFLLDAPRPTPEMSARLKPLLPEWLKAASVVDQTKFQRYSLALASAKKRRQGRTFLSDIQDIKTFTQDALLKHMQQTNDSSPTRVSASHYLPNDVELTFIVAAGYPGTTGIIEKKIMSLTELAINNLVARPGGHLTLSHRLGLTLPAWLTPDFITRKDGLIEQVDIGTTYPRYLQQKLFDDLPQAREHQQMFAEQVPAQLSLEALKQVLNNENGMTRQGLGLIDALLEPDAEGQQVSGRPVVIRHLALLRKPEARPDPVTNMFIIEPQDAETGPHLLYRPFYTPSLQQFATRQALLEAIVEPGELQNSVLTWLPDTARSVYANGGFREPHIVRFLSGDEFSLPEIPAPATLAINGVNDELLQFLHNGKLQQYLYGSTARALVAQADRDSVSNSESRWAVFIEGGSLLLGTLMLAPFLPGSIVAATWLWSLIASASHDIPALASDDPLTRELATVDLLLNLSMLAIPLLAATAVHAPLPKTLKQHAMSPPAPRVIPEQWPVPKTPDILEGPVALPGEHPDATGMSLDFSFASARHRLTPEQHARLLSLQVPRPASLPEPLENGIFRGLYVIGDKWHALVEDHLYQVSPQSDGSATIVDSLDPARSGPVLQSNPHGNWTVDLRLRLRGGMPPKRVKDLRLRKAQRRVELLDAMYKLDAQKTDYKKALNIARHLLAQSEKEKRSDFTDRQRTRIREKFYELLQTHTGTVVKVLDTLPEHAELGIETVPEIISSMMEWVIERADEAVHILMIELHILLENVELGETVIDTKKDKVCDIYDRVTYWHELRDRYLEQLLNLDAAAFERQTEDKPWHESNALTTKANQLNVLWYMAIEDFDFGLDDNLRSILESLREQLRSHSDLRRYDLTPAEQLEILTSLSEQYGNSLDALQGMKTLYVDEIDEAYFDRLLRLVEGLYQDALQKLAAEVKPEPQPRKRPPRQPKTAAGRPQKKVIKTRKNGVLIGDLKPASENFPIEVVELRSEADDKLLARYSRHGDVWDIVEEVRPAPPPKTRSLDVVKGDVRKLLGQLEKHLGNAESYKKRCRFPQEIEEILNNEANRFGKLSEEFERALTASQTPRTQADQTLIEQMSEAISQLKTKGSALRTELSLHLPPTDGNLQYLFDKKLIQVARLGERIALKGVRKDFLEEYAINDRNGSPLWYAHFHYATANTPKADYSVAHLKTKEQRKEHYHSQLAKADNPYAVVDVHRGLLGKALAQRWFLPLAP